One genomic segment of Gossypium arboreum isolate Shixiya-1 chromosome 3, ASM2569848v2, whole genome shotgun sequence includes these proteins:
- the LOC108474973 gene encoding uncharacterized protein LOC108474973, with amino-acid sequence MIAKSRTEEEHVRVLRKLFLRLRKFQLKLNPSKCTFGARSEKLLGFVVSEKGIEVDPDKVKAIQELSPPQTQKEVRGFLGRLNYIARFISQLTEKCDLIFRLLKKHNPGTTQKLRQYMLYHTTWLISKLDPFKYMMESTALNGRMARWQILLSEFDIVYVNQKVVKGSAIANFLASRALEDYKPLNSSFPNEDLMYVAIAEEDMYEDHSWKLNFDGASNVVGNGVGTVLISPNGDHYPFTCKLDFDCTNNMAEYEACIIGIRAAIDREIKVLEVYGDSALVIYQLKGEWETRDPKLISYRKLILELIEEFDDITFHYLPRDENQMADALATLASMIKINKQEDMKLIQMSICEAPAHCCNIDEEEERDDHPWYHDIFQYVKSRAYPDQATENDKRILRRLASDYVLDGEVLYKKRKDQVLLRCVDAVEAKKILQEVHDGICGTHANGFTMARQIMRLEYYWPTMEGGCINYAKKCHKCQIYGDKIHVPPSPLHVMTSPWPFSMWGMDVIGPISPKASNGHRFIFVVIDYFTKWVEAASYVNVTKSTVSKFLKKEIVCRYGMPERIVSNNALNLNNSAIAEVCKRRLKAIRHGQMYQRRMMRAYNKKVRPRVFHEGDLVLKKILPMQKDFRGKWMPNWEGPYAVKKAFSGGALILAEMDGKSLSNPINLDSVKRYFA; translated from the exons atgattgcaaaATCCCGAACTGAAGAGGAGCATGTGCGAGTGTTGAGAAAATTGTTCCTGAGGTTGAGGAAATTCCAATTAAAGCTCAATCCGTCAAAATGCACCTTCGGAGCTAGGTCCGAAAAGTTACTCGGCTTCGTAGTCAGTGAGAAAGGAATAGAAGTCGACCCTGATAAAGTCAAGGCTATTCAGGAGCTGTCACCGCCACaaactcagaaagaagttcgaggttttCTAGGGAGACTAAACTATATCGCACGATTTATTTCGCAATTGACTGAGAAGTGTGACCTCATATTCCGTCTTCTTAAAAAGCATAATCCTGGG ACAACACAAAAGttgaggcaatacatgttgtaccatacaacttggctaatttcaaagttagACCCTTtcaaatacatgatggaatcaaccGCTTTAAATGGAAGGATGGCTCGATGGCAGATTCTGCTCTctgaatttgatatagtctatgtaaaCCAAAAAGTTGTGAAGGGGAGTGCAATAGCAAACTTCctagccagtagagctttggaGGACTATAAACCTTTGAATTCCAGTTTCcccaatgaagatctaatgtatgtagCAATCGCTGAAGAAGACATGTATGAAGATCATTCTTGGAAATTAAattttgacggagcatcaaatgtCGTTGGAAATGGAGTTGGGACAGTACTGATATCCCCAAATGGAGACCATTATCCATTCACTTGTAAGCtggattttgactgcacaaaCAACATGGCAGAATACGAGGCATGTATCATAGGAATTCGGGCAGCTATAGACCGCGAAATCAAAGTATTAGAAGTGTATGGAGATTCCGcattggtaatttatcagcttaaAGGCGAGTGGGAAACGAGAGATCCCAAATTGATCAGTTACCGAAAGTTAATCCTGGAGTTAAttgaagagtttgatgatattacctTTCATTACCTCCCGCGAGACGAgaatcagatggctgacgccttGGCTACACTGGCTTCCatgatcaaaataaataaacaggAGGATATGAAGCTAATTCAAATGAGTATCTGTGAGGCTCCGGCTCACTGCTGTAATATCGACGAAGAGGAAGAGAgagatgatcatccttggtatcATGATATCTTTCAATATGTGAAGAGCCGTGCGTACCCAGATCAAGCAACCGAAAATGATAAAAGAATATTGAGGAGGTtagccagtgactatgtcttggacGGTGAGGTCCTATATAAGAAAAGAAAGGATCAGGTGTTGCTAAGATGTGTTGACGCTGTTGAGGCAAAGAAAATTCTACAGGAAGTCCATGATGGCATCTGTGggacgcatgccaatggttttacaatggctcGACAAATCATGAGACTCGAATATTACTGGCCCACAATGGAAGGAGGTTGCATCAATTACGCTAAGAAGTGCCATAAGtgtcaaatttatggagacaagatccaTGTCCCTCCTTCACCCCTCCATGTTATGACTTCCCCATGGCCATTCTCAATGTGGggtatggatgtcattgggccgatTTCGCCAAAGGCTTCCaacggacatcgattcatttttgtggtcattgactacTTTACCAAATGGGTGGAGGCTGCTTCGTACGTCAATGTTACAAAGTCGACGGTCAGCAAGTTCCTGAAGAAGGAGATCGTATGTCGTTATGGTATGCCAGAAAGAATCGTATCTAACAACGCATTGAATCTGAACAATAGCGCAATAGCAGAAGTCTGCA AGAGGAGGCTGAAGGCTAttcgtcatggtcaaatgtaccagaGGAGAATGATGCGAGCCTACAACAAAAAAGTTCGCCCTAGGGTGTTCCATGAAGGGGActtagtattgaaaaagattctCCCTATGCAAAAAGATTTCAGGGgtaaatggatgccaaattgggaaggaccctaTGCGGTAAAAAAGGCTTTCTCTGGAGGGGCATTGATACTAGCAGAGATGGATGGCAAGAGCTTGTCTAACCCGATAAATTTGGATTCTGTCAAAAGATATTTTGCTTGA
- the LOC108474646 gene encoding frataxin, mitochondrial — translation MAMASRLTLLRRISKLLLSPSLSPSPPLRSSRLLFLLRNASRTNVSPWPFASSRSFCSDPLNLPQDSQGPASIDYRSVLPEDEFHRLANSTIHNLQEKLEEYGDIVEIDGFDVDYGNEVLTLKLGALGTYVMNKQTPNRQIWLSSPISGPSRFDWDHDTQAWVYRRTKANLFKLLESELEQLCGEPVNLS, via the exons ATGGCAATGGCTTCCAGATTAACCCTTCTCAGGCGAATCTCTAAACTTCTCTTATCTCCTTCGCTTTCGCCTTCCCCACCCCTCCGCTCTTCtcgtcttctttttcttcttcgaaATGCTTCCAGGACCAACGTTTCTCCTTGGCCATTCGCCTCTTCTAGAAGCTTCTGCTCTGACCCTCTTAATCTCCCCCAGGATTCTCAGGGACCTGCTTCCATTGATTATCG TTCGGTTTTGCCGGAAGATGAATTTCATAGATTAGCTAATTCTACAATCCATAACCTTCAAGAGAAATTAGAG GAATATGGTGATATTGTTGAAATTGATGGTTTCGATGTAGATTATGGG AATGAAGTATTGACACTAAAACTTGGGGCTCTGGGCACCTATGTGATGAATAAGCAGACCCCTAATCGACAAATTTGGTTATCTTCACCTATAAG TGGTCCATCTAGATTTGACTGGGATCATGATACTCAAGCTTGGGTGTATCGACGAACTAAAGCAAATTTGTTCAAACTTTTGGAAAGTGAATTGGAGCAACTATGTGGTGAACCAGTCAATCTTTCATAG